From Ictidomys tridecemlineatus isolate mIctTri1 chromosome 2, mIctTri1.hap1, whole genome shotgun sequence, the proteins below share one genomic window:
- the Lrrc4 gene encoding leucine-rich repeat-containing protein 4, with protein MKLLWQVTVHHTWNAVLLPVYLAAQVWILCAAIAAAASAGPQNCPSVCSCSNQFSKVVCTRRGLSEVPQGIPSNTRYLNLMENNIQMIQADTFRHLHHLEVLQLGRNSIRQIEVGAFNGLASLNTLELFDNWLTVIPSGAFEYLSKLRELWLRNNPIESIPSYAFNRVPSLMRLDLGELKKLEYISEGAFEGLFNLKYLNLGMCNIKDMPNLTPLVGLEELEMSGNHFPEIRPGSFHGLSSLKKLWVMNSQVSLIERNAFDGLASLVELNLAHNNLSSLPHDLFTPLRYLVELHLHHNPWNCDCDILWLAWWLREYIPTNSTCCGRCHAPMHMRGRYLVEVDQASFQCSAPFIMDAPRDLNISESRMAELKCRTPPMSSVKWLLPNGTVLSHASRHPRISVLNDGTLNFSYVLLSDTGVYTCMVTNVAGNSNASAYLNVSAAELNTSNYSFFTTVTVETTEISPEDTTRKYKPVPTTSTGYQPAYTTSTTVLIQTTRVPKQVPVPATDTTDKMQTSLDEVMKTTKIIIGCFVAVTLLAAAMLIVFYKLRKRHQQRSTVTAARTVEIIQVDEDIPAAASSAATTAPSGVSGEGAVVLPTIHDHINYNTYKPAHGAHWTENSLGNSLHPTVTTISEPYIIQTHTKDKVQETQI; from the coding sequence ATGAAGCTCTTGTGGCAGGTAACTGTGCACCACACCTGGAATGCCGTCCTGCTTCCCGTCTACCTCGCGGCGCAAGTGTGGATTCTGTGTGCAGCCATCGCTGCTGCCGCCTCAGCCGGGCCCCAGAACTGCCCCTCCGTCTGCTCCTGCAGTAACCAGTTCAGCAAGGTGGTGTGCACCCGCCGGGGCCTCTCGGAGGTCCCCCAGGGTATTCCCTCCAACACCCGGTACCTCAATCTTATGGAAAACAACATCCAGATGATCCAGGCCGACACCTTCAGACACCTCCACCACCTCGAGGTCCTGCAGCTGGGCAGGAACTCCATCAGGCAGATCGAGGTGGGCGCTTTCAACGGCCTGGCCAGCCTCAACACCCTGGAGCTGTTTGACAACTGGCTGACGGTCATCCCCAGTGGAGCCTTTGAGTACCTGTCCAAGCTGCGGGAGCTCTGGCTTCGCAACAACCCCATAGAGAGCATCCCCTCTTATGCCTTCAACAGAGTGCCCTCCCTCATGCGCCTGGACTTAGGGGAGCTCAAGAAGTTGGAGTATATCTCTGAGGGGGCTTTTGAGGGGCTGTTCAACCTCAAGTATCTGAACTTGGGCATGTGCAACATTAAAGATATGCCCAATCTCACACCCCTAGTGGGGCTGGAGGAGCTGGAAATGTCAGGGAACCACTTCCCCGAGATCAGGCCTGGCTCTTTCCATGGCCTAAGTTCTCTCAAGAAGCTGTGGGTCATGAACTCACAGGTCAGCTTGATTGAGCGGAATGCTTTTGATGGGCTGGCCTCACTTGTGGAACTCAATCTGGCCCACAATAACCTCTCTTCTTTGCCCCATGACCTCTTCACCCCACTGAGGTACCTGGTGGAGTTGCACCTACACCACAATCCTTGGAACTGTGATTGTGACATTTTGTGGCTTGCCTGGTGGCTTCGGGAGTATATACCCACCAATTCCACCTGCTGTGGCCGCTGTCATGCTCCCATGCACATGCGAGGCCGCTACCTGGTGGAGGTGGACCAGGCTTCCTTTCAGTGCTCTGCCCCCTTTATCATGGATGCACCAAGGGACCTCAATATCTCTGAGAGTCGAATGGCGGAACTTAAGTGTCGGACTCCCCCTATGTCCTCTGTGAAGTGGTTGTTGCCCAATGGGACAGTGCTCAGCCACGCCTCCCGCCACCCACGGATCTCTGTCCTCAATGATGGCACCTTGAACTTTTCCTATGTGCTGCTCTCAGACACTGGGGTATATACATGCATGGTGACCAATGTGGCAGGCAACTCCAATGCCTCGGCCTACCTCAATGTGAGCGCGGCCGAGCTCAACACCTCCAACTATAGTTTCTTCACCACAGTAACAGTGGAGACCACAGAGATCTCACCTGAGGACACAACGCGAAAGTACAAGCCTGTTCCTACCACGTCCACTGGTTACCAGCCGGCATATACCACCTCTACCACGGTGCTCATTCAGACCACCCGTGTGCCCAAGCAGGTGCCAGTACCCGCAACAGACACCACTGACAAGATGCAGACCAGCCTGGATGAAGTCATGAAGACCACCAAGATCATCATTGGCTGCTTTGTGGCAGTGACTCTGCTAGCTGCTGCCATGTTGATTGTCTTCTATAAACTTCGTAAGCGGCACCAGCAGCGAAGTACAGTCACGGCCGCCCGGACAGTTGAGATTATCCAGGTAGATGAAGACATCCCAGCAGCAGCATCTTCGGCAGCAACAACAGCTCCATCCGGTGTATCAGGTGAGGGGGCAGTAGTGCTGCCCACAATTCATGACCATATTAACTACAACACCTACAAACCAGCACATGGGGCCCACTGGACAGAAAACAGCCTGGGGAACTCTCTGCACCCCACAGTGACCACTATTTCTGAACCTTATATAATTCAGACCCATACCAAGGACAAGGTACAGGAAACTCAAATATGa